The Desulfohalovibrio reitneri genome contains a region encoding:
- a CDS encoding Rne/Rng family ribonuclease, translating to MTTGKKARRKMFLSVLPGEMVELVITEEGRIQEYYVEMLHQAKTKGNIYKGYIHNVDSSLQAAFVNYGADKNGFLQIDEVHPEYYQGKAQIPNRSRFPLIQNVLKPGQELLVQVVKEPTGTKGAFVTTYLSLPGRYFVLTPGRDQTGVSRKIDDEQERERLKELVEKLDPGEGLGLIVRTVSSGQSQKSLTKDVNYLKRLWKEVRKKGTEVKAPSLVYQDLELSARAVRDYLTPDVAEIWVDEKETGKQINQMVNLVFPRRKAMVKIHEDTDNTLWERFNLQKQLDEIYGRNVTLPSGGQLVIDQTEALTAIDINSGRIGGKKNFKEMALRLNTEAAEEIARQLRLRDLGGQFVVDFIEMKDKKHVAEVEKTMRQAMKGDRARTDVGRISRFGLMEIVRQRMGSSAISSNFEACPCCSGRGLRRNLEWQALKALKAIYTKLSGGKHNGELPFETNAELAAYLLNTKRAKLLEFEEEFGVSIRVVPAPSGPAPAGQ from the coding sequence ATGACCACGGGTAAGAAAGCCCGGCGCAAGATGTTTCTCAGCGTCTTGCCCGGAGAGATGGTGGAGCTCGTCATCACCGAGGAAGGACGCATCCAGGAATACTACGTCGAGATGCTCCACCAGGCCAAAACCAAAGGCAACATCTACAAAGGCTACATCCATAACGTCGACTCCTCGCTACAAGCCGCGTTCGTCAACTACGGCGCGGACAAAAACGGTTTCCTGCAAATCGACGAGGTCCATCCGGAATACTACCAGGGCAAGGCGCAGATACCCAACCGCTCGCGCTTTCCCCTCATCCAGAACGTGCTCAAGCCCGGCCAGGAACTCCTGGTGCAGGTGGTCAAGGAACCCACAGGCACCAAGGGCGCCTTCGTTACCACCTACCTCTCCCTGCCGGGCCGCTACTTCGTCCTCACCCCCGGCCGCGACCAGACCGGCGTTTCCCGCAAGATCGACGACGAACAGGAACGCGAGCGCCTCAAGGAGCTGGTGGAAAAGCTCGACCCCGGCGAGGGCCTGGGCCTCATCGTGCGCACCGTCTCCTCCGGCCAGTCCCAGAAGTCCCTGACCAAGGACGTCAACTACCTCAAACGCCTCTGGAAAGAGGTCCGCAAAAAGGGCACTGAGGTCAAGGCGCCCTCCCTGGTCTATCAGGACCTGGAGCTCTCCGCCCGCGCCGTGCGCGACTACCTCACCCCCGACGTGGCCGAGATATGGGTGGACGAGAAGGAGACCGGCAAGCAGATCAACCAGATGGTCAACCTCGTCTTTCCCCGCCGCAAGGCCATGGTCAAAATCCACGAGGACACGGACAACACCCTCTGGGAACGCTTCAACCTGCAAAAGCAGCTGGACGAGATCTACGGCCGCAACGTCACGCTCCCCTCCGGCGGCCAGCTGGTCATCGACCAGACCGAAGCCCTCACCGCCATCGACATCAACTCCGGACGCATCGGCGGCAAGAAGAACTTCAAGGAAATGGCCCTGCGTCTCAACACCGAGGCGGCCGAGGAAATCGCCCGCCAGCTCCGCCTGCGCGACCTGGGCGGGCAGTTCGTGGTGGACTTCATCGAGATGAAGGACAAAAAGCACGTCGCCGAAGTGGAAAAAACCATGCGCCAGGCCATGAAGGGCGACCGCGCCCGCACCGACGTGGGACGCATCTCCCGCTTCGGCCTCATGGAAATAGTCCGCCAGCGCATGGGCTCCTCGGCCATCTCCTCCAACTTCGAGGCCTGCCCCTGCTGCTCCGGCCGTGGCCTGCGCCGCAACCTGGAATGGCAGGCCCTCAAGGCGCTCAAGGCCATCTACACCAAGCTCTCCGGCGGCAAGCACAACGGCGAACTGCCCTTCGAGACCAACGCCGAACTGGCCGCCTACCTGCTCAACACCAAGCGGGCCAAGCTCCTCGAATTCGAGGAGGAATTCGGCGTCAGCATCCGCGTCGTCCCCGCGCCATCCGGCCCCGCGCCGGCCGGACAGTAG
- a CDS encoding epoxyqueuosine reductase QueH: protein MAAPRVLVHVCCGPCAAYTIPALREEGFQVTALYFNPNIHPVEEYVRRRDAFLDHAEDLGADKVIVKDADYDPQAWFREITFRETNRCFHCARIRLEKTSFIAKRGQFDHFTTTLLYSKHQKHDEIAALGRDLGPESAAKARFLYRDFREGWQQGIHRSKDLGMYRQDYCGCLYSDLERRKKLLAK from the coding sequence ATGGCCGCGCCCCGCGTCCTGGTCCACGTCTGCTGCGGACCCTGCGCCGCCTACACCATCCCCGCCCTGCGGGAGGAAGGCTTTCAGGTCACCGCGCTGTACTTCAACCCCAACATCCACCCCGTTGAAGAATACGTGCGCCGACGCGACGCCTTCCTCGACCACGCCGAGGACCTGGGCGCGGACAAGGTCATCGTCAAGGACGCCGACTACGATCCCCAGGCCTGGTTCCGCGAAATCACCTTCCGCGAAACCAACCGCTGCTTCCACTGCGCCCGCATCCGCCTGGAAAAGACCTCCTTCATCGCCAAGCGCGGCCAGTTCGACCACTTCACCACCACCCTCCTCTACTCCAAACACCAAAAACACGACGAAATCGCCGCCCTCGGCCGCGACCTCGGCCCCGAATCCGCGGCCAAAGCCCGCTTCCTCTACCGCGACTTCAGAGAAGGCTGGCAACAAGGCATCCACCGCTCCAAAGACCTGGGCATGTACCGCCAGGACTACTGCGGCTGCCTGTATTCTGATTTGGAGCGGCGGAAGAAGCTGTTGGCGAAATAG
- a CDS encoding ISL3 family transposase: MACRDHAEERTWRHLDTCQFKTFLHARIPRVNCPDHGVRQAQVPWAAPHSRFTLLMERMAIDVISACSTIEGARKLLRISWDETWGIMERAVKRGLSRKEQRKIHYLGVDEKAFRKGHKYMTVVCDLMRGTVEHVAEDRRTASLEAYYQSLSSEQLEAVRAVSMDMWQPYFSATMKWIPEASRKIVFDRFHVMQHVGKAVDTVRRQEHKALMAEGESTLKGTRYLWLYGESRLPDKHKPRFDDLKQANLKTAKAWAMKESLQDLWGYMSPGWAKRFLERWCGWATRSRITPMKKVAQTLRAHMDNVVTFCRHRITNAVAEGLNSKIMAIKRRACGYRNKEHFKTAIYFFCGGLDLYPACKTGATH, from the coding sequence TTGGCTTGCCGGGATCATGCCGAAGAACGGACATGGAGACATCTTGATACCTGCCAGTTCAAGACATTTCTCCATGCACGTATTCCACGGGTTAACTGTCCTGATCATGGCGTACGCCAAGCGCAAGTTCCCTGGGCGGCTCCCCATTCTCGATTCACCCTGCTCATGGAGCGCATGGCCATTGACGTAATTTCGGCCTGCTCGACCATCGAAGGCGCTCGCAAGCTGTTGCGTATTTCCTGGGATGAGACCTGGGGGATCATGGAACGAGCCGTCAAAAGAGGCTTGAGCCGCAAGGAACAGCGCAAGATCCACTACCTCGGGGTGGACGAGAAGGCTTTCCGCAAGGGACACAAGTACATGACCGTCGTCTGCGATCTGATGAGGGGCACAGTTGAGCATGTTGCTGAAGATCGCCGAACGGCGAGCCTCGAGGCGTATTATCAAAGCCTGAGTAGCGAGCAGCTGGAAGCAGTGCGGGCCGTGAGCATGGACATGTGGCAGCCGTATTTTTCGGCCACTATGAAGTGGATCCCTGAGGCAAGCCGGAAAATCGTCTTTGACCGTTTCCACGTCATGCAGCACGTGGGGAAAGCGGTGGACACTGTCCGGCGTCAGGAACACAAGGCCCTGATGGCCGAAGGGGAGTCAACCCTCAAGGGCACCAGATACTTGTGGCTTTACGGCGAAAGCCGGCTTCCGGATAAGCACAAACCTCGGTTCGATGACCTCAAGCAGGCCAACCTGAAGACGGCCAAAGCCTGGGCCATGAAGGAAAGCCTGCAGGATCTATGGGGCTACATGAGCCCTGGTTGGGCAAAGAGGTTCCTGGAGAGGTGGTGCGGTTGGGCCACGCGATCCCGGATCACGCCGATGAAGAAGGTGGCCCAGACCTTGAGAGCTCACATGGACAACGTGGTAACCTTTTGCCGGCATCGGATTACCAACGCCGTGGCCGAGGGACTGAACAGCAAGATCATGGCAATCAAACGCCGAGCTTGCGGCTACAGGAACAAAGAGCACTTCAAGACGGCGATCTACTTCTTCTGTGGTGGATTGGACCTCTATCCGGCCTGCAAAACCGGAGCCACCCACTGA
- the hemW gene encoding radical SAM family heme chaperone HemW — MLLYLHVPFCRRKCEYCAFYSVVPDMDAFEVFGRAVELEARYWGEKLGRPRLTSLYVGGGTPSMMPPWLVQRVLRAVRDNFDLDRRAEVSFEANPDSVDTGLLGELHDLGVNRLSLGVQSLNDEELKALGRPHTRSQAIAAVDMARMAGFRNLNLDFIWGVPGQRLAGWLKQLRFVCDELGPGHLSCYSLTVEEGTPLAEKEAEGGFSPPGDREQARIFVKGAEYLEERGYLHYEISNFARMGFVCRHNLGYWEGKDYLGMGPSAVSTIKGARWEHPRDVAAWAEQAEKGMLGSEAERLDRETRVRELVMLSLRTSRGLDLKRYKKVSGRNFVREHNALLTVLRQHELVRITKDYVRLTKNGMLVSNAILEKILYNDEEEE; from the coding sequence ATGCTGTTGTATTTGCATGTGCCGTTTTGCCGCCGCAAGTGCGAGTACTGCGCGTTTTATTCCGTGGTGCCGGACATGGATGCTTTCGAGGTGTTTGGCCGGGCGGTGGAGTTGGAGGCGCGGTATTGGGGGGAGAAGCTGGGTCGGCCGAGGCTGACCAGTTTGTATGTGGGCGGTGGGACGCCTTCGATGATGCCGCCGTGGCTTGTGCAGCGAGTGCTCCGGGCGGTGCGGGACAATTTCGATCTGGACCGCAGGGCGGAGGTGTCGTTCGAGGCCAACCCGGATTCGGTGGACACGGGTTTGCTGGGGGAGTTGCACGATCTGGGTGTGAACAGGTTGTCGCTGGGCGTGCAGTCCTTGAACGACGAGGAGCTCAAGGCGCTGGGCCGGCCGCATACCCGGTCGCAGGCCATCGCGGCGGTGGACATGGCGCGCATGGCGGGGTTTCGGAACCTGAACCTGGATTTCATCTGGGGGGTACCGGGGCAGCGGCTGGCGGGTTGGCTGAAGCAGCTGCGGTTTGTCTGCGACGAGTTGGGGCCGGGGCACCTGTCCTGTTACAGCCTGACGGTGGAGGAAGGCACGCCCTTGGCGGAGAAGGAGGCTGAAGGGGGGTTTTCACCACCCGGCGACCGGGAGCAGGCGCGGATTTTCGTCAAGGGGGCGGAGTACCTGGAGGAACGGGGGTACCTGCACTACGAGATTTCGAACTTCGCCAGGATGGGTTTCGTCTGCCGCCACAACCTCGGGTACTGGGAGGGGAAGGATTATCTGGGCATGGGCCCGTCGGCCGTGTCCACCATCAAGGGGGCGCGCTGGGAGCACCCGCGCGATGTGGCGGCCTGGGCGGAGCAGGCGGAGAAGGGAATGCTTGGCAGCGAGGCGGAGCGGCTGGACCGCGAGACGCGGGTGCGGGAGCTGGTGATGCTTTCCCTGCGCACTTCGCGGGGACTGGACCTGAAGCGTTATAAAAAGGTTTCCGGCAGGAATTTCGTGCGGGAGCACAACGCCTTGTTAACGGTGCTACGGCAGCACGAACTGGTGCGCATCACCAAGGACTATGTCCGCCTTACCAAGAACGGCATGCTGGTCTCCAACGCCATTCTGGAAAAGATACTCTACAACGACGAAGAAGAAGAGTAG
- a CDS encoding type III pantothenate kinase produces the protein MLLLDAGNTSLKLGLRGPDGELRDYSLPSTPEATADSLGLSIISAISHAGFDPEDMPAWVACSVVPRLDRLLREAAMRYCGCEALFVPGEIPLPLANRYQRPEEVGADRLVTAYAASRTVDTPGCLVIDFGTATTFDLVAGGEYLGGLICPGVLTSARALSSGTAKLPQAELRVETDQAEPGLSTATSLSHGLVFGFAAMAEGLAARLLPRLPEGSAVVATGGLAPHIARVCRAIHLVRPHLLLEGLELAYTDNSLFQPAKGA, from the coding sequence GTGCTGCTGCTCGACGCCGGAAACACTTCCCTCAAACTGGGCCTGCGCGGTCCGGACGGGGAATTGCGCGACTATTCACTGCCTTCCACTCCGGAGGCCACGGCGGATTCCCTTGGCCTGTCCATCATCTCGGCGATCAGCCACGCCGGGTTCGACCCGGAGGACATGCCCGCCTGGGTGGCCTGTTCCGTGGTTCCCCGGCTGGACAGGCTGTTGCGCGAAGCGGCCATGCGCTACTGCGGCTGCGAGGCGTTGTTCGTTCCCGGCGAGATTCCCCTCCCCCTGGCCAACCGCTACCAGCGGCCCGAGGAAGTGGGCGCGGACCGGCTGGTGACGGCCTACGCCGCCTCCCGCACGGTGGACACGCCCGGCTGTCTGGTCATCGACTTCGGCACGGCCACCACGTTCGACCTGGTGGCCGGGGGCGAGTACCTGGGCGGCCTCATTTGCCCCGGCGTGCTGACCTCGGCCCGGGCCCTTTCCTCCGGCACGGCCAAGCTGCCGCAGGCCGAACTGCGGGTGGAAACGGACCAGGCCGAGCCCGGCCTGTCCACGGCCACCTCGCTGTCCCACGGCCTGGTCTTCGGTTTCGCTGCCATGGCCGAGGGCTTGGCCGCGCGGCTGCTGCCCCGCCTGCCCGAAGGCTCGGCCGTGGTGGCCACCGGCGGCCTGGCCCCGCACATCGCCCGCGTCTGCCGGGCCATCCACCTGGTGCGGCCGCACCTGCTGCTGGAGGGCCTGGAGCTGGCATACACCGACAATTCGCTTTTCCAACCAGCCAAAGGAGCATGA
- the eno gene encoding phosphopyruvate hydratase, whose product MSGILSVWGREILDSRGNPTVEVEVTLESGHVGVAAVPSGASTGSREALEMRDGDKGRYLGKGVTQAVNNVIDVIAEEVIGLDALRQPALDNTLIDLDGTENKSRLGANAMLGVSMANARAAAAFLGLPLYQYLGGVNSKVLPAPMMNVINGGEHAANNLDIQEFMIMPLGAETFSEALRMGAETFHALKKILAKDGLSTSVGDEGGFAPDLPSNAKAFEYLMWAIEEAGYQPGAQIALAIDAAASEFYKDGKYVLSGENASYSAQEMTGYYAELCKKFPLISIEDGLAEGDWEGFAHLTDELGDSIQLVGDDLFVTNPEILAEGIERGVCNSILIKLNQIGTVTETLDTIEMAKEASYSTVISHRSGETEDHFISDLAVGLNAGQIKTGSLSRSDRIAKYNQLLRIEENLEEEGLYFGPSMAAMFFGG is encoded by the coding sequence ATGAGCGGCATTCTTTCCGTCTGGGGACGGGAAATCCTGGATTCCCGCGGCAATCCCACCGTCGAGGTCGAAGTCACTCTGGAGTCCGGCCACGTGGGTGTGGCCGCCGTGCCCTCGGGAGCGTCCACCGGCTCACGCGAAGCCCTGGAAATGCGCGACGGCGACAAGGGCCGCTACCTTGGCAAGGGCGTCACCCAGGCGGTGAACAACGTCATCGACGTCATCGCCGAGGAGGTCATCGGCCTGGACGCCCTGCGCCAGCCCGCCCTGGACAACACCCTCATCGACCTCGACGGCACCGAGAACAAATCCCGCCTGGGCGCCAACGCCATGCTGGGCGTGTCCATGGCCAACGCCCGCGCCGCCGCCGCCTTCCTGGGCCTGCCGCTGTACCAGTACCTTGGCGGGGTCAACTCCAAGGTGCTGCCCGCGCCCATGATGAACGTCATCAACGGCGGCGAGCACGCGGCCAACAACCTGGACATCCAGGAATTCATGATCATGCCACTGGGCGCGGAGACCTTCTCCGAGGCCCTGCGCATGGGCGCCGAGACCTTCCACGCCCTGAAGAAGATCCTGGCCAAGGATGGGCTGTCCACCAGCGTGGGCGACGAGGGCGGCTTCGCCCCGGACCTGCCCTCCAACGCCAAGGCCTTCGAGTACCTCATGTGGGCCATTGAGGAGGCCGGCTACCAGCCCGGTGCGCAGATTGCCCTGGCCATCGACGCCGCGGCCTCCGAGTTCTACAAGGACGGCAAATACGTCCTCTCCGGCGAGAACGCCTCCTACTCCGCCCAGGAGATGACCGGCTACTACGCCGAGCTGTGCAAGAAGTTCCCCCTTATCTCCATTGAGGACGGCCTGGCCGAGGGCGACTGGGAAGGCTTCGCGCACCTCACCGATGAGCTGGGCGACTCCATTCAGCTTGTCGGAGACGACCTCTTCGTGACCAACCCGGAGATCCTGGCCGAGGGCATCGAGCGCGGGGTGTGCAACTCCATCCTCATCAAGCTCAACCAGATCGGCACAGTCACGGAGACCCTGGACACCATCGAGATGGCCAAGGAGGCCTCCTACTCCACGGTCATCTCCCACCGCTCCGGTGAGACCGAGGACCACTTCATCTCCGACCTCGCCGTGGGGCTCAACGCCGGGCAGATCAAGACCGGCTCCCTGTCCCGCTCCGACCGCATCGCCAAGTACAACCAGCTCCTGCGCATCGAGGAGAACCTGGAGGAGGAGGGCCTTTACTTCGGTCCCTCCATGGCCGCCATGTTCTTCGGCGGATAG
- the folD gene encoding bifunctional methylenetetrahydrofolate dehydrogenase/methenyltetrahydrofolate cyclohydrolase FolD, with protein sequence MILLDGKATSQTIRTELAGEVRALAEKHGRPPGLAVVIVGEDPASKVYVRMKVKACHETGILSRHLELPESTSQAELERVVDDLNADPSIDGILVQLPLPRQLDAQPILDRINPDKDVDGFHPVNVGRLALGLPGFVSCTPAGCMELLRRYGLRPEGKHAVIVGRSNIVGKPLALLLQQPTEMGNATVTVCHSRTPDLAEHTRRADFLFAAIGKPGMISGDMVKDGAVVVDVGISRTDDGLKGDCDFEAMRDRVSAITPVPGGVGPMTIAMLLRNTVDSCARRLG encoded by the coding sequence ATGATCCTGCTGGACGGCAAGGCCACGTCCCAGACCATACGTACCGAACTGGCCGGGGAGGTGCGCGCCCTGGCCGAGAAGCACGGCCGTCCGCCCGGACTGGCCGTGGTCATCGTGGGCGAGGACCCCGCCTCCAAGGTCTACGTGCGCATGAAGGTCAAGGCCTGCCACGAGACCGGTATCCTCTCGCGCCACCTGGAACTGCCCGAATCCACTTCCCAGGCCGAGCTGGAGCGGGTGGTGGACGACCTCAACGCCGACCCGTCCATCGACGGCATCCTGGTGCAGCTCCCCCTGCCCCGCCAGCTGGACGCCCAGCCCATCCTGGACCGCATCAACCCGGACAAGGACGTGGACGGCTTCCACCCCGTGAACGTGGGCCGGCTGGCCCTGGGCCTGCCCGGCTTCGTTTCCTGCACCCCGGCGGGCTGCATGGAACTGCTGCGCCGCTACGGCCTGCGGCCCGAGGGCAAGCACGCCGTCATCGTGGGACGCTCCAACATCGTGGGCAAGCCCCTGGCGCTGCTGCTGCAGCAACCCACCGAGATGGGCAACGCCACGGTCACGGTCTGCCACTCGCGCACCCCGGACCTGGCCGAGCACACCCGTCGAGCTGACTTCCTCTTCGCCGCCATCGGCAAGCCGGGCATGATCTCCGGCGACATGGTCAAGGACGGGGCCGTGGTGGTGGACGTGGGCATCAGCCGCACAGACGACGGGCTTAAGGGCGACTGCGACTTCGAGGCCATGCGCGACAGGGTTTCGGCCATCACCCCGGTTCCCGGCGGCGTGGGGCCCATGACCATCGCCATGCTGCTGCGCAACACTGTGGATTCCTGCGCCCGGCGGCTGGGCTGA
- a CDS encoding YbhB/YbcL family Raf kinase inhibitor-like protein, whose protein sequence is MAITITSAAFDDGKPIPKKYTCDGKDLSPPLAFSGLPGGTASVALICDDPDAPGGTFTHWVLFDLPPDTAGLEEGMAAATLPGKAAHGVNSFGKATYGGPCPPGGTHRYYFTLYALDRELGLDEGVDKDAVLHAMQGHVLDKGEFMGTYAR, encoded by the coding sequence ATGGCCATCACCATCACCAGCGCCGCGTTCGACGACGGCAAACCCATCCCGAAGAAATACACCTGCGACGGCAAGGACCTTTCCCCGCCCCTGGCCTTCTCCGGCCTGCCCGGCGGCACGGCCTCCGTGGCCCTGATCTGCGACGACCCCGACGCCCCGGGCGGCACCTTCACCCACTGGGTGCTCTTCGACCTGCCCCCGGACACCGCCGGTCTTGAGGAGGGCATGGCCGCGGCCACCCTGCCCGGCAAGGCCGCTCACGGAGTCAATTCCTTCGGCAAAGCCACCTATGGCGGCCCCTGCCCGCCGGGCGGCACGCACCGCTACTATTTCACGCTCTACGCCCTGGACCGCGAACTGGGTCTGGACGAAGGGGTGGACAAGGACGCCGTACTGCACGCCATGCAGGGACACGTGCTGGACAAGGGGGAATTCATGGGAACCTACGCCAGATGA
- a CDS encoding PQQ-dependent sugar dehydrogenase has translation MLRFPGNLPLLLLLLVWAAPAAAEPGDWRDELSTLSLPEGFSISIYAEVPGARSLALGERTLFVGTRGTRVYAVRDLDRDGFGEDVLPLTEAMAQPNGVAFRGGDLYIAEIDRVTLLEDIEYRLTDPPFPRVVNDSFPEDRRHGWKYIAFGPDGWLYVPVGAPCNVCAPPEPYAALHRMRPDGSGLQTVARGIRNTVGFDWNPDTGVLWFTDNGRDWLGDERPPDELNRAAEAGNHYGYPYCFGKNTPDPRYAGRVDCSRFTPAQVELPAHVASLGMRFVTGPMFPESMRGDILIAEHGSWNRTTPIGYRVTRVRLNEDDEPQGYEPFISGWLNQETGQAWGRPVDLLRLPDGSMLLSDDEAGLVYRITYSP, from the coding sequence ATGCTCCGGTTTCCTGGTAACCTTCCACTGTTGCTGCTCCTGCTGGTTTGGGCCGCGCCCGCGGCCGCGGAGCCCGGGGACTGGCGGGACGAGTTGAGCACCCTCTCCCTGCCCGAGGGCTTCTCCATCTCCATCTACGCCGAGGTGCCCGGTGCGCGTTCCCTGGCCCTGGGCGAGCGGACGCTGTTCGTTGGCACCCGGGGAACGCGGGTCTACGCCGTGCGCGATTTGGACCGCGACGGTTTCGGCGAGGACGTGCTGCCCCTGACCGAGGCCATGGCCCAGCCCAACGGCGTGGCCTTCCGGGGCGGAGACCTCTACATCGCCGAGATCGACCGTGTCACCCTGCTGGAGGACATTGAGTACCGGCTGACCGACCCGCCGTTCCCCCGGGTGGTCAACGACTCCTTTCCCGAGGACCGCCGCCACGGTTGGAAGTACATCGCCTTCGGCCCGGACGGCTGGCTGTACGTGCCGGTGGGCGCGCCGTGCAACGTCTGCGCCCCGCCCGAGCCCTACGCCGCCCTCCACCGCATGCGGCCCGACGGCTCCGGCCTGCAAACCGTGGCCAGGGGAATCCGCAACACCGTGGGCTTCGATTGGAACCCCGACACCGGGGTCTTGTGGTTCACGGACAACGGCCGGGACTGGCTGGGTGACGAGCGACCGCCGGACGAACTGAACCGCGCCGCCGAAGCGGGCAACCACTACGGCTATCCCTACTGTTTCGGGAAGAACACCCCGGACCCGCGCTACGCGGGGCGGGTGGACTGCTCCCGCTTCACTCCGGCCCAGGTGGAACTGCCCGCCCACGTGGCGTCGCTGGGCATGCGCTTCGTTACCGGCCCCATGTTCCCGGAATCCATGCGCGGCGACATCCTCATCGCCGAGCACGGCTCCTGGAACCGCACCACGCCCATCGGCTACCGCGTCACGCGGGTGAGGCTGAACGAGGACGACGAGCCGCAGGGCTACGAGCCCTTCATCTCCGGCTGGCTGAACCAGGAGACCGGGCAGGCCTGGGGGCGGCCGGTTGACCTGCTGCGGCTGCCGGACGGCTCCATGCTCCTGTCCGACGACGAGGCGGGCCTCGTCTACCGCATCACCTACTCGCCCTGA
- a CDS encoding aspartate/glutamate racemase family protein codes for MRTIGILGGMSWESTLEYYRLINQAVAESLGGLHSAPILLHSFEFQEIADMQRKDDWSGLGTRLAEAGSGLERAGAECLLIATNTMHVVAPAVREASSVPLLDIVEATGEEAVRRGYSRVGLLGTRFTMERDIYHTVFSERFGVTVDIPPDEEREFVHRVIFEELCRGEFRPESLARYVEIIGGLAGGGAEAVVLGCTEIPLLVRPQDSPLPLLDTTALHARAAATFCLGEEVAGT; via the coding sequence GTGCGTACCATCGGCATTCTCGGCGGCATGAGTTGGGAATCCACCCTGGAGTACTACCGGCTCATTAATCAGGCCGTGGCCGAGAGCCTTGGCGGACTGCACTCCGCCCCCATCCTGCTGCATTCCTTCGAGTTCCAGGAGATAGCCGACATGCAGCGGAAGGACGACTGGAGCGGGCTGGGCACCAGGCTGGCAGAGGCGGGCTCGGGGCTGGAGCGGGCCGGGGCGGAGTGCCTGCTCATCGCCACCAACACCATGCATGTGGTGGCCCCGGCCGTGCGCGAGGCGTCCTCGGTGCCATTGCTGGACATCGTGGAGGCCACGGGCGAGGAGGCCGTCCGCCGGGGGTACTCCCGCGTGGGGCTGCTGGGCACCCGCTTCACCATGGAGCGCGACATCTACCACACCGTCTTTTCCGAGCGCTTCGGCGTGACCGTGGACATTCCCCCGGACGAGGAGCGGGAGTTCGTCCACCGGGTTATCTTCGAGGAACTGTGCCGGGGCGAGTTCCGCCCCGAGTCCCTGGCGCGCTACGTGGAGATCATCGGCGGGCTGGCCGGGGGCGGGGCGGAGGCCGTGGTGCTGGGCTGCACCGAGATTCCGCTGCTGGTCCGGCCACAGGACTCGCCCCTGCCGCTCTTGGACACCACAGCCCTGCACGCCCGGGCCGCGGCCACCTTCTGCCTGGGCGAAGAGGTTGCCGGAACCTGA
- a CDS encoding membrane protein translates to MDPASLWDGLGWPLLRLTFFISLGLIVGNLIEALNWTHAMARIASPLIRLAKLKDVAGASFSMAFFSGVSANTMLAEAHKEGKIDRTELVLSNLFNALPTYLLHLPTVFFITLPFIGMAAAWYVGLSLCAAVLRTAVIIAVGRLTLPPIPEGCVVCRLDEAGPKSFASALGKAFRRFKKRIPRILFITVPVYTAIFFANRTGLFDQLESFLANNVGLLSWLHPKTFSIVVFQIASEFTAGLAVAGALLEAGSLPAREIVLALLVGNILSSPMRAFRHQFPYYAGIYTPALALRLMVFSQGLRVLAMSFVTWVFYVTTI, encoded by the coding sequence ATGGACCCGGCCTCGCTGTGGGACGGGCTGGGCTGGCCCCTTCTCCGCCTCACCTTCTTCATTTCCCTGGGCCTCATCGTGGGCAACCTCATCGAGGCGCTCAACTGGACCCACGCCATGGCCCGCATCGCCTCGCCGCTCATCCGGCTGGCCAAGCTCAAGGACGTGGCCGGGGCCTCCTTCTCCATGGCCTTCTTCTCCGGTGTCTCGGCCAACACCATGCTGGCCGAGGCGCACAAGGAAGGGAAGATCGACCGCACCGAGCTGGTGCTCTCCAATCTTTTCAACGCCCTGCCCACCTACCTGCTGCACTTGCCCACGGTCTTCTTCATCACCCTGCCCTTCATCGGCATGGCCGCGGCCTGGTACGTGGGGCTCTCCCTGTGCGCGGCCGTTCTGCGCACGGCCGTCATCATCGCGGTGGGGCGGCTGACCCTGCCGCCCATTCCCGAGGGCTGCGTGGTCTGCCGCCTGGACGAGGCCGGGCCCAAGTCCTTCGCCTCCGCCCTGGGCAAAGCCTTCCGGCGATTCAAAAAGCGCATCCCGCGCATCCTCTTCATCACCGTGCCGGTCTACACGGCCATATTCTTCGCCAACCGCACCGGGCTGTTCGACCAGCTGGAGTCCTTCCTGGCCAACAACGTGGGGCTGCTGTCCTGGCTGCATCCCAAGACCTTCTCCATCGTGGTTTTCCAGATCGCCTCGGAGTTCACCGCGGGGCTGGCGGTGGCGGGCGCGCTGCTGGAGGCGGGCAGCCTGCCCGCGCGGGAGATCGTGCTGGCGCTTCTGGTGGGCAACATCCTCTCCAGCCCCATGCGCGCCTTCCGGCACCAGTTCCCGTACTACGCGGGCATTTACACTCCGGCACTGGCCCTGCGGCTGATGGTATTCAGCCAGGGGTTGCGGGTGCTGGCCATGTCCTTCGTCACCTGGGTATTCTACGTCACCACCATCTGA